One genomic region from Leifsonia poae encodes:
- a CDS encoding VOC family protein yields MPIIDSFPPGTPIWVDLQSSHPPGAVDFYRELFGWDAAPASAETGGYSHATLHGVSVTAIGPLPESFGETDRSVWTAYFAVDDIAAAAGTVVAAGGSVLAPPWEHIPGVWLGIVADPAGAVFGLWQQAAGSRWLRGQPGAVDWLELVEAGCETSFDFYETVLGVGASQMAMGDGVYSLFDVGETSVAGATEPAVDIPPHWLVYFTVADLDAAVARLKELGGAERGKPDAAAGVGRWVGVVDPFGAAFALLEPAPVPEPA; encoded by the coding sequence ATGCCGATCATCGACTCCTTCCCGCCCGGCACCCCGATCTGGGTCGACTTGCAGAGCAGCCACCCGCCCGGAGCCGTCGACTTCTACCGTGAGCTCTTCGGCTGGGATGCGGCGCCGGCCTCCGCCGAAACGGGCGGCTACTCCCACGCGACCCTTCACGGGGTTTCGGTGACGGCGATCGGTCCGCTGCCCGAGTCGTTCGGCGAGACCGACCGTTCGGTCTGGACCGCCTACTTCGCTGTCGATGACATCGCAGCGGCAGCCGGCACCGTGGTGGCGGCGGGTGGCAGTGTGCTGGCCCCGCCGTGGGAGCACATCCCCGGGGTGTGGCTCGGGATCGTGGCCGATCCGGCCGGTGCCGTGTTCGGGCTCTGGCAGCAGGCGGCGGGCTCGCGTTGGCTGCGTGGGCAGCCCGGCGCGGTTGACTGGCTCGAGCTCGTCGAGGCCGGCTGTGAGACCTCCTTCGACTTCTACGAGACCGTGCTGGGGGTCGGCGCCAGCCAGATGGCGATGGGAGACGGCGTCTATTCTCTGTTCGATGTGGGGGAGACGAGCGTCGCCGGCGCCACCGAGCCGGCCGTCGACATCCCTCCGCATTGGCTGGTCTACTTCACCGTCGCCGACCTGGATGCAGCCGTCGCGCGTCTGAAGGAACTCGGCGGGGCCGAGCGAGGGAAACCGGATGCCGCAGCCGGGGTGGGGCGCTGGGTGGGCGTCGTCGACCCGTTCGGTGCCGCATTCGCCCTGCTGGAGCCGGCTCCAGTGCCAGAGCCCGCCTGA
- the rpsO gene encoding 30S ribosomal protein S15, with amino-acid sequence MALESDVKKAIIEEYATHPGDTGSPEVQVAILTKRIKDLTEHLKEHKHDHHSRRGLLLLVGQRRRLLGYLSDIDINRYRSLIERLGLRR; translated from the coding sequence ATGGCACTGGAATCAGACGTCAAGAAGGCGATCATCGAAGAGTACGCCACGCACCCCGGTGACACCGGATCCCCCGAGGTTCAGGTCGCGATCCTGACCAAGCGGATCAAGGACCTCACCGAGCACCTCAAGGAGCACAAGCACGACCACCACTCGCGTCGTGGCCTGCTCCTCCTGGTCGGGCAGCGTCGCCGTCTCCTCGGCTACCTGTCGGACATCGACATCAACCGCTACCGCTCGCTCATCGAGCGCCTCGGTCTGCGTCGATAA
- a CDS encoding lysoplasmalogenase family protein, translated as MALPFVPYIVVGILHLLALLFGADAASTLTKPLLMPALFVALLWALPRRRGEVMLLASLALLFGWLGDVSLLPAGPGILFGLGFFLLGHLAYIVLFWRRMRVRRRPRWWAAVALLWWVALVGILAPHTGALLVPLALYGLVLGGLFVVGSACGPWVTAGSTAFVVSDTLLGLHLFLPGFSPWQIDFLIMLSYLTAQGLLVAGILRRERSAAGAESPASAEVQTAGS; from the coding sequence GTGGCCCTCCCGTTCGTGCCGTACATCGTCGTCGGCATCCTGCACCTTCTCGCGCTGCTCTTCGGGGCCGACGCCGCGAGCACTCTCACGAAACCCCTGCTCATGCCGGCGCTGTTCGTCGCGCTGCTCTGGGCGCTCCCTCGGCGTCGGGGCGAGGTGATGCTGCTCGCCTCGCTGGCGTTGCTGTTCGGGTGGCTCGGCGATGTCTCCTTGTTGCCGGCCGGCCCGGGCATCCTGTTCGGTCTGGGCTTCTTCCTCCTCGGCCACCTCGCGTACATCGTGCTGTTCTGGCGCCGGATGCGCGTGCGCCGCCGGCCGCGCTGGTGGGCCGCCGTGGCCCTCCTCTGGTGGGTGGCGCTCGTCGGAATCCTCGCCCCGCACACCGGCGCCCTGCTGGTGCCGCTCGCGCTCTACGGCCTCGTGCTCGGTGGGCTCTTCGTCGTCGGATCGGCCTGCGGCCCCTGGGTCACGGCCGGCTCGACGGCGTTCGTCGTCTCCGACACGCTGCTCGGATTGCACCTGTTCCTGCCCGGATTCAGCCCGTGGCAGATCGACTTCCTCATCATGCTGAGCTATCTGACGGCTCAAGGGCTCTTGGTCGCCGGCATCCTCCGACGTGAGCGTTCGGCCGCCGGCGCCGAGTCGCCCGCGTCGGCCGAAGTGCAGACCGCCGGCTCGTGA
- a CDS encoding low temperature requirement protein A, translated as MTNENPTRMPAFRIRMTGRATEESHRVSSPLELLFDLTFVVAIAQISTQLAHKAESGDIVSGLGPYLMVFFAIWWAWMNFTWFASAYDTDDVPYRLTTLVQMAGVLVVAAGVPAAFDHQDFTAIVVGYLIMRVGLVSQWVRAAIEHPEGRTTALRYAIGITVVQVGWVSRLALPGDWGWWAFIVLAVLDLSVPLWAERTGMTSWHPHHIAERYGLFTIIVLGESVSAAAAGVQNGLASHGLGVELVTIAAIGLVLLFALWWLYFLEPAAEGLSIRRNRAFIWGYGHAFVFASLTAIGAGLEVAVQRAAANAETSDLAAEYAIAVPVAVFLLMLWLLHAPLVPVAVIRPLKTVIAVLLVLVLPLASPLIGLVGVTAGIAMVASALVAATLIDKRTGRGTES; from the coding sequence ATGACCAACGAGAACCCGACCAGGATGCCGGCCTTCCGCATCCGCATGACCGGTCGCGCCACCGAAGAGTCCCACCGTGTCTCCAGTCCGTTGGAACTGTTGTTCGATCTGACCTTCGTGGTTGCCATCGCTCAGATCTCGACACAGTTGGCGCACAAGGCCGAAAGCGGCGACATCGTGAGCGGACTCGGCCCGTATCTGATGGTCTTCTTCGCCATCTGGTGGGCGTGGATGAACTTCACCTGGTTCGCTTCGGCCTACGACACAGACGATGTGCCGTACCGGCTGACCACCCTGGTCCAGATGGCCGGCGTGCTCGTTGTCGCCGCCGGGGTGCCGGCCGCATTCGACCACCAGGACTTCACGGCGATCGTGGTCGGCTACCTGATCATGCGGGTCGGATTGGTGAGCCAGTGGGTGCGGGCCGCGATCGAGCATCCGGAGGGCCGCACGACTGCTCTGCGGTACGCGATCGGGATCACCGTGGTGCAGGTGGGTTGGGTGAGCCGCCTCGCCCTTCCCGGCGATTGGGGATGGTGGGCCTTCATCGTGCTGGCCGTGCTCGACCTCTCGGTGCCGCTCTGGGCGGAGCGCACCGGGATGACCTCCTGGCACCCGCACCACATCGCCGAACGCTACGGCCTGTTCACGATCATCGTGCTCGGCGAATCCGTCTCGGCCGCCGCCGCCGGGGTGCAGAACGGGCTGGCCAGCCACGGCCTGGGGGTCGAGCTGGTGACGATCGCCGCAATCGGCCTGGTGCTGCTCTTCGCGCTCTGGTGGCTCTACTTCCTCGAGCCCGCGGCCGAAGGGCTGAGCATCCGACGGAACCGGGCGTTCATCTGGGGCTACGGCCACGCGTTCGTCTTCGCCTCCCTCACCGCGATCGGCGCGGGACTCGAGGTGGCCGTGCAGCGTGCGGCCGCCAATGCGGAGACCTCCGATCTGGCCGCCGAGTATGCGATCGCCGTGCCGGTCGCAGTGTTCCTGCTGATGCTGTGGCTGCTGCACGCTCCCCTGGTGCCGGTGGCGGTCATCCGGCCACTCAAGACCGTCATCGCCGTCCTCCTGGTGCTGGTACTGCCGCTCGCCTCACCGCTGATCGGTCTCGTCGGCGTCACCGCAGGGATCGCCATGGTCGCCTCCGCTCTCGTGGCTGCGACCCTCATCGACAAGCGGACGGGTCGCGGCACTGAAAGCTGA
- a CDS encoding VanZ family protein has protein sequence MIRRRPVLSIFTPVYLVLVGVVTLTPQRDSGSDSWTHRIVDAITSTPLTSWMSYDGIEFTANVVMFVPMGLLFTLLLGRRRWWVALAIGVAATCLIEFSQLFIPGRVSDVRDLIANTLGTAVGIGVAFIGDGLAASRRGALARE, from the coding sequence ATGATCCGCCGCCGTCCCGTGCTCAGCATCTTCACGCCGGTGTATCTGGTGCTGGTGGGTGTCGTGACGCTGACTCCGCAGCGGGATTCCGGATCCGATTCGTGGACGCATCGGATCGTCGATGCGATCACGAGTACGCCGCTGACCTCGTGGATGTCGTACGACGGGATCGAGTTCACCGCGAACGTCGTCATGTTCGTGCCGATGGGGTTGCTATTCACGCTGCTGCTCGGCCGCAGGCGCTGGTGGGTGGCCCTGGCGATCGGCGTCGCGGCGACGTGCCTCATCGAGTTCTCGCAGCTGTTCATCCCGGGCCGGGTCAGCGATGTCCGCGACCTGATCGCGAATACTCTGGGCACCGCGGTCGGTATCGGGGTCGCGTTCATCGGCGATGGTCTCGCCGCTTCCCGTCGGGGCGCACTGGCTCGGGAATAG
- a CDS encoding LLM class flavin-dependent oxidoreductase, whose protein sequence is MQFGIFSVGDITADPTTGRTPTDGSRLQDVLTIAQHAEEVGLDVFAMGEHHNPPFFPSSPVAINSYLAATTSRIILSTATTLITTNDPVRIAEEYSMLQHLSGGRMDLTLGRGNTGPVYPWFGEDIRQGIPLAIEKYALLRRLWREEFVDWEGKFRTPLQGFQSTPRPLDDVPPFVWHGSIRSPEIAEQAAFYGDGFFANHIFWPASHTQQMIALYRQRFEHYGHGTAAQAIVGLGGQVFMRKNSQDAVNEFRPYFDNAPVYGHGPSLEEFTSQTPLTVGSPQEVIDRTLGFRDYVGDYQRQLWLLDHAGLPLKTVLEQLDLLGSEVVPVLRKEFDALRPAGVPDGPTHAALVAARDAAEQDAVEPPAAGVSAGLASEVK, encoded by the coding sequence ATGCAGTTCGGTATCTTCAGCGTCGGCGACATCACGGCCGACCCCACCACCGGTCGCACCCCGACCGACGGATCGCGGTTGCAGGACGTGCTGACCATCGCCCAGCACGCGGAGGAGGTCGGCCTCGACGTCTTCGCGATGGGGGAGCACCACAACCCGCCGTTCTTCCCGTCCAGCCCCGTCGCCATCAACAGCTACCTCGCCGCCACGACGAGCCGCATCATCCTCTCGACCGCCACGACCCTCATCACGACCAACGACCCCGTGCGCATCGCCGAGGAGTACTCGATGCTGCAGCACCTCTCGGGTGGCCGCATGGATCTCACCCTCGGGCGGGGCAACACCGGCCCGGTGTACCCGTGGTTCGGCGAAGACATCCGTCAGGGCATCCCGCTCGCGATCGAGAAGTACGCGCTGCTGCGTCGCCTGTGGCGTGAAGAGTTCGTCGACTGGGAGGGCAAGTTCCGCACGCCGCTGCAGGGCTTCCAATCCACACCGCGGCCCCTCGATGACGTGCCGCCCTTCGTGTGGCATGGCAGCATCCGCAGCCCCGAGATCGCCGAGCAGGCCGCCTTCTACGGCGATGGCTTCTTCGCCAACCACATCTTCTGGCCGGCATCGCACACGCAGCAGATGATCGCCCTCTACCGTCAGCGCTTCGAGCACTACGGCCACGGCACGGCCGCTCAGGCGATCGTCGGCCTCGGTGGTCAGGTGTTCATGCGCAAGAACTCGCAGGATGCGGTGAACGAGTTCCGGCCGTACTTCGACAACGCCCCCGTGTACGGACACGGCCCTTCGCTGGAGGAGTTCACCTCGCAGACGCCCCTGACCGTCGGCAGCCCGCAGGAAGTCATCGACCGCACGCTCGGCTTCCGCGACTACGTGGGCGACTACCAGCGTCAGCTCTGGCTGCTCGACCACGCCGGACTCCCACTGAAGACCGTGCTCGAGCAGCTCGACCTCCTCGGCTCCGAGGTGGTCCCGGTGCTGCGCAAAGAATTCGACGCGCTGCGGCCGGCCGGTGTTCCGGACGGCCCGACGCACGCCGCTCTGGTGGCTGCGCGGGATGCGGCGGAGCAGGATGCGGTCGAGCCGCCCGCGGCCGGGGTGTCCGCCGGACTCGCCTCGGAGGTGAAGTGA
- a CDS encoding FMN reductase — MTARTIAVVSAGLSQPSSSRLLADRLAEATVRRLTERGVEVAVQTIELRDTAKDVTNNLLAGFPSPALADVVETVTGADGLIVVSPIFTTSYSGMFKSFFDVIDPTALDGMPVLIGATGGTERHSLALEYAMRPMFTYLHGVVVPTSVYAASADWGSGADTVKALPDRIERAAGEFAALVSASDRSSLVKDPFTLDSDFGALLGGFSAD, encoded by the coding sequence ATGACCGCCCGCACGATCGCCGTCGTCTCCGCCGGCCTCAGCCAGCCGTCGTCCAGTCGGTTGCTGGCCGACCGGCTCGCGGAGGCGACGGTGCGCCGGCTCACCGAGCGGGGCGTCGAGGTGGCGGTGCAGACGATCGAGTTGCGCGACACGGCGAAAGACGTGACGAACAACCTCCTCGCCGGCTTTCCCAGCCCTGCGCTCGCCGACGTCGTCGAGACGGTCACCGGCGCCGACGGCCTGATCGTTGTGAGCCCCATCTTCACGACCAGCTACAGCGGAATGTTCAAGTCGTTCTTCGATGTGATCGACCCCACAGCCCTCGATGGGATGCCCGTGCTGATCGGCGCGACCGGTGGAACCGAGCGCCACTCGCTGGCCCTCGAGTACGCGATGCGCCCGATGTTCACCTACCTGCACGGTGTCGTCGTGCCCACCTCCGTCTACGCCGCCTCCGCCGATTGGGGTAGTGGCGCCGACACGGTGAAGGCACTTCCGGATCGCATCGAGCGCGCCGCGGGGGAGTTCGCGGCGCTCGTCTCGGCATCCGACCGCTCCTCGCTCGTCAAGGACCCGTTCACCCTCGACTCCGACTTCGGAGCCCTTCTCGGCGGCTTCTCCGCCGACTAG
- a CDS encoding polyribonucleotide nucleotidyltransferase, with amino-acid sequence MEGPEIKFAEAVLDNGRFGTRTVRFEAGRLAQQAQGAVAAYLDEETMLLSATSASKHPKDNFDFFPLTVDVEERSYAAGKIPGSFFRREGRPSTEAILVCRLIDRPLRPSFVTGLRNEVQIVITVLSIAPDEFYDALAINAASMSTQISGLPFSGPIGAVRLALIPGNGGAEDQWIAFPKASQLEEAVFDIVVAGRVITAADGSEDVAIMMVEAEATEGSWNLIQAGATKPNEEVVAQGLEAAKPFLKQLVAAQNVLAQQAAKEIAEYPVFLPYTQETYDNVAGLAYDDLVNVYQIADKIERQNADDALKERVKVALTEKVEAGVLDAEVLSQFSAAYKSVSKVVMRGRVLREGIRIDGRGLTDIRPLDAEVQVIPRVHGSAIFQRGETQILGVTTLNMLKMEQQIDSLSPVTKKRYLHHYNFPPYSTGETGRVGSPKRREIGHGFLAERALVPVLPSRDEFPYAIRQVSEALGSNGSTSMGSVCASTLSLLNAGVPLRAPVAGIAMGLISDTVDGETRYAALTDILGAEDALGDMDFKVAGTSEFVTAIQLDTKLDGIPSAVLAGALKQAKDARTTILAVLNAAIDQPDEMAPTAPRVISVQIPVDKIGELIGPKGKTINAIQDETGADISIEEDGTVYIGAVDGPSAEAARAQVNAIANPTNPEVGEQFLGTVVKIAAFGAFVSLLPGKDGLLHISEVRKLAGGKRVENVEDVLGVGQKILVEITKIDDRGKLSLAPVLADEADTHGRDAASEGPEAPAEGE; translated from the coding sequence TTGGAAGGTCCCGAAATCAAATTCGCCGAAGCCGTTCTCGACAATGGACGCTTCGGCACCCGCACGGTCCGCTTCGAAGCGGGCCGCCTCGCGCAGCAGGCTCAGGGCGCAGTTGCCGCCTACCTCGACGAGGAGACCATGCTGCTGAGCGCGACCAGCGCCAGCAAGCACCCGAAAGACAACTTCGACTTCTTCCCCCTCACAGTGGATGTCGAAGAGCGCAGCTACGCCGCCGGCAAGATCCCCGGCTCGTTCTTCCGTCGTGAGGGCCGCCCCTCCACCGAAGCGATCCTCGTCTGCCGTCTGATCGACCGGCCCCTGCGCCCGTCGTTCGTGACCGGCCTCCGCAACGAGGTGCAGATCGTCATCACCGTTCTGAGCATCGCTCCGGACGAGTTCTACGACGCGCTCGCCATTAACGCGGCCTCGATGTCCACACAGATCTCCGGTCTGCCGTTCAGCGGCCCGATCGGTGCCGTGCGTCTCGCGCTCATCCCCGGCAACGGCGGAGCCGAGGACCAGTGGATCGCGTTCCCGAAGGCCTCGCAGCTGGAAGAGGCCGTCTTCGACATCGTCGTCGCCGGTCGTGTGATCACCGCGGCGGACGGCTCGGAAGACGTCGCCATCATGATGGTGGAGGCCGAAGCGACCGAAGGCAGCTGGAACCTCATCCAGGCCGGCGCCACGAAGCCGAACGAGGAGGTCGTGGCCCAGGGCCTCGAGGCGGCCAAGCCGTTCCTCAAGCAGCTCGTCGCTGCGCAGAACGTTCTGGCGCAGCAGGCCGCGAAGGAGATCGCCGAGTACCCGGTGTTCCTCCCGTACACTCAGGAGACCTACGACAACGTCGCAGGTCTCGCCTACGACGACCTGGTGAACGTTTACCAGATCGCCGACAAGATCGAGCGCCAGAACGCGGACGACGCCCTCAAGGAGCGCGTCAAGGTCGCCCTGACCGAGAAGGTCGAAGCCGGTGTGCTCGACGCCGAGGTGCTGTCGCAGTTCTCGGCGGCGTACAAGTCGGTGTCGAAGGTCGTCATGCGCGGTCGCGTGCTGCGCGAGGGCATCCGCATCGACGGTCGTGGCCTCACCGACATCCGCCCGCTCGACGCCGAGGTGCAGGTCATCCCGCGCGTCCACGGCTCGGCGATCTTCCAGCGCGGCGAGACCCAGATCCTGGGTGTCACCACGCTGAACATGCTCAAGATGGAGCAGCAGATCGACTCGCTGTCGCCGGTCACCAAGAAGCGCTACCTGCACCACTACAACTTCCCGCCCTACTCCACCGGTGAGACCGGTCGGGTCGGGTCGCCGAAGCGTCGCGAGATCGGGCACGGCTTCCTCGCCGAGCGCGCCCTCGTTCCGGTGCTGCCGAGCCGCGATGAGTTCCCCTACGCGATCCGCCAGGTGTCCGAGGCTCTCGGCTCCAACGGCTCCACGTCGATGGGTTCCGTGTGCGCCTCCACCCTGTCCCTGCTGAACGCCGGTGTGCCGCTGCGCGCGCCGGTCGCCGGCATCGCCATGGGCCTGATCTCGGACACGGTCGACGGTGAGACCCGCTACGCGGCGCTGACCGACATCCTGGGTGCCGAGGATGCGCTGGGCGACATGGACTTCAAGGTCGCCGGAACGAGCGAGTTCGTCACCGCGATCCAGCTCGACACCAAGCTCGACGGCATCCCCTCCGCCGTTCTGGCCGGTGCGCTGAAGCAGGCGAAGGATGCTCGCACGACCATCCTCGCGGTGCTGAACGCCGCCATCGACCAGCCCGACGAGATGGCCCCGACCGCGCCCCGCGTGATCTCGGTGCAGATCCCGGTCGACAAGATTGGTGAGCTGATCGGCCCGAAGGGCAAGACGATCAACGCCATCCAGGACGAGACCGGCGCCGACATCTCCATCGAGGAGGACGGCACCGTCTACATCGGCGCTGTCGATGGTCCGTCGGCCGAGGCTGCCCGCGCTCAGGTGAACGCGATCGCGAACCCCACCAACCCGGAGGTCGGCGAGCAGTTCCTCGGAACCGTCGTCAAGATCGCCGCGTTCGGTGCGTTCGTCTCGCTGCTGCCCGGCAAGGATGGTCTGCTGCACATCTCCGAGGTGCGCAAGCTCGCCGGTGGCAAGCGTGTCGAGAACGTCGAAGACGTGCTCGGCGTTGGCCAGAAGATCCTGGTGGAGATCACCAAGATCGACGACCGGGGCAAGCTGTCGCTCGCCCCGGTGCTCGCCGATGAGGCGGACACCCACGGCCGCGACGCCGCCAGCGAGGGCCCCGAGGCTCCCGCCGAAGGCGAGTAG
- a CDS encoding Lrp/AsnC family transcriptional regulator, which translates to MPTIDSTDRRLLVALTEDPRSTNVTLADRLGLSRNTVQSRMAALERAGVFLAFDRRISAHAAGYPLAAFVTVHVQQQKLAAIVEQLATIPEIVQAHGLSGPSDLLVRVVCTDAEDLFRITGAIQACDGVERAETSLDMGELIPFRMHPLLARDAARR; encoded by the coding sequence ATGCCCACCATCGACAGCACCGACAGGCGGCTCCTCGTAGCCCTCACCGAGGACCCTCGCTCGACCAACGTCACGCTCGCCGACCGGCTCGGCCTCAGCCGCAACACTGTGCAGTCGCGGATGGCCGCACTGGAACGTGCGGGCGTTTTCCTCGCCTTCGATCGACGCATCAGCGCACACGCTGCCGGCTACCCGCTCGCTGCCTTCGTCACGGTGCATGTGCAGCAACAGAAGCTCGCCGCCATCGTCGAACAGCTGGCGACCATCCCCGAGATCGTGCAGGCCCACGGTCTCAGCGGACCCTCCGATCTGCTCGTGCGCGTCGTGTGCACGGATGCCGAGGACTTGTTCCGCATCACCGGCGCCATCCAGGCCTGCGACGGCGTCGAACGCGCCGAGACGTCCCTCGACATGGGCGAGCTCATCCCGTTCCGCATGCACCCCCTGCTCGCCCGCGACGCCGCCCGCCGCTGA
- the pdhA gene encoding pyruvate dehydrogenase (acetyl-transferring) E1 component subunit alpha: MDDVHLGELRLGEIDTVQLLTPTGERLSDLRYDAWVSDIGDDQLLSLYEDMVVIRRIDTEATALQRQGELGLWPPLLGQEASQIGSGRALRADDFVFSSYRENGVAYCRGAGLTELVKVWRGTAQTGWNPYDINMATPQVIIGAQTLHATGYALGIQADGTDSVAIAYFGDGATSEGDVTEAMIFAATYAAPVIFFCQNNQWAISEPVSLQAQRPIAERAPGFGIPSVRVDGNDVLAVMAVTRSALDRARAGGGPTFVEAVTYRMGPHTTADDPTRYRDPAELDDWKGKDPISRVAAYLSARRILTPESAEAVAATADQVAAELRAGCVSLADPDPMSVFDNVYAEAHTGLARERDHYSRYLRTFVGGDGR, translated from the coding sequence ATGGACGACGTGCACCTCGGCGAACTCCGGCTCGGCGAGATCGACACCGTGCAGCTCTTGACCCCGACCGGGGAGCGGCTGAGTGATCTGCGCTACGACGCCTGGGTCTCCGACATCGGCGACGACCAGCTGCTCTCGCTCTATGAAGACATGGTGGTCATCCGTCGCATCGACACGGAGGCCACCGCCCTGCAGCGTCAGGGCGAGTTGGGCCTGTGGCCGCCATTGCTCGGCCAGGAGGCGTCGCAGATCGGCTCCGGCCGGGCGCTCCGCGCCGACGATTTCGTGTTTTCGAGCTATCGCGAGAACGGCGTGGCCTACTGCCGGGGCGCCGGACTCACCGAACTCGTGAAAGTCTGGCGGGGAACGGCGCAGACCGGCTGGAACCCCTACGACATCAACATGGCCACCCCGCAGGTGATCATCGGCGCCCAGACATTGCATGCCACGGGGTATGCCCTCGGCATCCAGGCGGATGGCACCGATTCCGTGGCGATCGCCTACTTCGGCGATGGGGCGACCAGCGAGGGCGACGTCACCGAGGCGATGATCTTTGCCGCCACCTATGCGGCTCCCGTGATCTTCTTCTGCCAGAACAACCAGTGGGCGATCTCCGAGCCCGTGAGCCTGCAGGCGCAGCGTCCGATCGCCGAGCGTGCGCCGGGGTTCGGCATCCCGAGCGTGCGCGTCGACGGCAATGACGTGCTGGCCGTGATGGCGGTCACCCGCTCGGCTCTGGATCGCGCCCGCGCCGGCGGCGGTCCCACGTTCGTCGAGGCCGTCACGTACCGCATGGGCCCGCACACCACGGCGGACGATCCCACCCGGTACCGCGACCCGGCCGAGCTGGACGACTGGAAGGGTAAAGATCCGATCAGCCGGGTGGCGGCCTATCTCTCGGCGCGGCGCATCCTCACGCCCGAGAGCGCGGAGGCCGTGGCCGCCACGGCCGACCAGGTGGCGGCCGAATTGCGTGCCGGTTGTGTCTCGCTTGCCGATCCCGACCCGATGAGCGTGTTCGACAACGTCTACGCCGAAGCCCACACCGGTCTCGCCCGCGAGCGCGACCACTACAGCCGCTATCTGCGCACCTTCGTCGGCGGTGACGGGCGATGA
- a CDS encoding alpha-ketoacid dehydrogenase subunit beta: MTTLTLAKAINAGLRKALAGDDRVVLMGEDIGSLGGVYRVTDGLQTEFGPRRVMDSPLAESGIVGTAVGMAYRGYRPVVEIQFDGFIYPAFDQIVSQVARMHYRTAGAVTMPITIRVPFAGGIGAAEHHSDSPEAYFAHAAGLRVVSPSDPEDAYTLIQQAIASDDPVLYFEPKRRYHVKGEVDEAVPLADARPMGTARVLVPGTDVTLVTYGGLVQVARDAAVAAGDDGISVEVIDLRSLSPLDLDTVIASVRKTGRLVVTHEAPLSGGLGAEVAAAITERCFLFLEHAPVRVTGQDIPYPAAKLEGAHLPDLDRLLDGIDRALDRPNSLTGVED; encoded by the coding sequence ATGACGACGCTCACGCTGGCGAAGGCGATCAACGCCGGACTCCGCAAAGCGCTGGCCGGCGATGACCGCGTCGTGCTGATGGGGGAGGACATCGGAAGTCTCGGCGGTGTCTATCGCGTCACCGACGGGTTGCAGACCGAGTTCGGTCCGCGCCGGGTGATGGATTCCCCGCTGGCCGAATCCGGAATCGTCGGCACCGCGGTGGGCATGGCATACCGCGGGTACCGACCGGTGGTGGAGATCCAATTCGACGGCTTCATCTATCCGGCGTTCGACCAGATCGTCAGCCAGGTTGCCCGGATGCATTACCGGACGGCCGGCGCGGTGACGATGCCGATCACCATCAGGGTGCCGTTCGCCGGCGGCATCGGCGCCGCGGAGCACCATTCGGACTCGCCTGAGGCCTATTTCGCGCACGCCGCCGGGCTGCGGGTGGTGTCTCCGTCCGATCCGGAGGACGCTTACACGCTCATTCAGCAGGCGATCGCCTCCGACGACCCCGTGCTGTACTTCGAGCCGAAACGGCGCTACCACGTGAAAGGCGAGGTCGACGAGGCGGTGCCGTTGGCCGATGCCCGGCCGATGGGGACGGCCCGCGTTCTCGTCCCCGGCACCGACGTGACCCTGGTCACCTACGGTGGCCTGGTGCAGGTCGCCCGGGATGCAGCCGTGGCTGCCGGTGACGACGGCATCTCGGTCGAAGTGATCGATCTGCGCTCGCTTTCGCCGCTCGACCTCGACACCGTGATCGCCTCGGTGCGCAAGACCGGCCGTCTCGTCGTGACCCATGAGGCGCCCCTCTCGGGCGGTCTCGGCGCCGAGGTGGCGGCGGCCATCACCGAGCGGTGCTTCCTCTTTCTGGAGCACGCGCCCGTGCGGGTCACCGGGCAGGACATCCCGTATCCGGCCGCGAAGCTGGAGGGCGCGCACCTGCCGGATCTCGATCGGCTGCTCGACGGCATCGATCGGGCCCTGGATCGCCCGAACTCGTTGACCGGGGTGGAGGACTGA